The sequence cacacacacacacacacagtgataaaaCTGTAAACCCTTTAGAACTGATCACAGCTGGGTGTTGCGCTCAGCCGTTCAGCCTCTGTGTCACCACCTCCCTGTACATGATAGAGATGTAgataaagaggaggaggatgacgaAGAAGTCGTCCATGAAGCCGAGCAAGCCGAACAGAGCCTCGGGAATGAAGTCGAGCGGAGAGACCAGGTAGGTCAGCGCCCCCACCAGGCACAACAGGATCCGGATACGGAACATCCAGAAGAGTCCGCCGACGGAGAACATCTCCCTGAAGGCATGGCGGAGGAGAGTGGGGACGTCACGCAAACGGTCCAGGAGCTACacgatacagagagagagacagagagagacagagagagttactgaaataatatgaaataatttaaaCTCTAGAATTGTTGAAtgttcatggaaggagtctccagtgtcagttttCCATAATCTTCTCTGTCTAACGCAAGCataaacaggaactaacttttCCATTCACCGTAActgtaaacggataaaaagtacgGCATATGGTTGagtaataaattaaatacagtCACATAAACTCACAGATCTGGGCTGTCCTGAGAACCTGCGGTTGTAATCGTTGACGTCGTCGAGGATCAGGTTCGCGTCCGGCTGTCCGTCTCCTTGCGTCTGAGCTCTCTGCTCCGTGCCACGGAAAAGCGGGAACAGCAGAGTCACCTGAGGGCACACGATGGTATctgagtgagaaagaaaattatacaaGGATACAAGGAAAAAGCCAGTGTCACTTACTATTTGCCTGCAGATGGGACAGCTGATGGCTCCGAGCCACGTGCCGTAGCGCCAGTAGGCAATAATACAGGAACCTGTGGAACACAGACGATGATGCACAGATTAAAACAAGATGATTCAGGTGTATTTCTAAAGAATACCTGACTCAAGTGCTGCAGAAAGCAAGTAACATCCTATAACAATAATCACAATGTTTATTACCAGTTATAACCAGCTACCAGCTAActaagtattaataataacaatattatcactattaataaaacaacaacaacaaaacaatattcattcattcattcattcattcatcttctaccgcttatccgatctacctcagGTCatgtggagcctgtgcctatctcaggcgtcatcgggcatcaaggcaggatacaccctggacggagtgccaacccatcacagggcgcacacacacacactcacattcactcacgcaatcacactagggacaattttccagagatgccaatcaacctaccatgcatgtctttgggccgggggaggaaaccggagtacctggaggaaacccccgaggcacggggagaacatgcaaactccacacacacaaggtggaggtgggaatcgaacaccgaccctggaggtgtgaggcgaatgtgctaaccactaagccaccgtgcccacacaaaacaatattattactattattattattattattattattaataataatgaggaGGTTTTGGTTCCActtgtattaatatataaatagcaGCCATCATGTAGCTTGTATATGAAGATTTATACAGATTCacaatttatttgatttcatcCATCACAGACACTAAGAGGTGAGGAGGAAGGATGAAGGAGCGAGAGGCTCACCACAGAAAAGATGACCACAGTTAGTCTCCACGGGGAGAACGGCCTGCTGGAGACACACCGGACAGGACATGTCTGAGTAGTACTGATGTCTCTGTGATGGGGATGCTGCTTCCTGTGGGGGGCCCaatacagaatacagagcaagagcaagacagacataaagacacAAAGAGGCAGAGGGAGggtgacaaagagagagagagggggg comes from Tachysurus vachellii isolate PV-2020 chromosome 26, HZAU_Pvac_v1, whole genome shotgun sequence and encodes:
- the rnf170 gene encoding E3 ubiquitin-protein ligase RNF170, with amino-acid sequence MEQTDCPDANPSIPDELSFIEGVSDPVLLVVILCVTFLAGLATLLCRNEQQRIHPENQEHVRAVRQQLQTEQEAASPSQRHQYYSDMSCPVCLQQAVLPVETNCGHLFCGSCIIAYWRYGTWLGAISCPICRQIVTLLFPLFRGTEQRAQTQGDGQPDANLILDDVNDYNRRFSGQPRSLLDRLRDVPTLLRHAFREMFSVGGLFWMFRIRILLCLVGALTYLVSPLDFIPEALFGLLGFMDDFFVILLLFIYISIMYREVVTQRLNG